One Sparus aurata chromosome 5, fSpaAur1.1, whole genome shotgun sequence genomic window carries:
- the ccnh gene encoding cyclin-H: MFHNSSHRKYWIFKCEEELDHMRHKANQKFRNKILESGKPGVSESMFLERHGEDVVFRHYERRMLDFCNAFKPVMPKSVVGTALMFFRRFYLNNSVMEYHPRIIMLTCAYLSCKVEEFNVSCTQFVGNLLQESPAGQERVLEQILEFELLLIQQLNFHLVVHNPYRPMEGLLIDLKTRYPTLENPESLRKSADDFLTQAAMTDAGLLFPPSQIALTAILNSALRAGLSIESYLTECLGLKGDKESLSKMYDAMRRMKTLLKKYELPKSEEVNAYKQKLERIHAELATSSNKRKRGYEEDGHVSKEPRITEEEWTDEDLM; encoded by the exons ATGTTCCACAACAGCTCACACAGAAAATACTGGATATTTAAATGCGAGGAGGAGCTGGACCACATGAGACACAAGGCTAATCAGAAATTCCGCAACAAGATACTCGAAAGTGGGAAG CCCGGGGTGAGTGAGTCCATGTTCCTGGAGCGTCACGGGGAAGACGTCGTGTTCAGACACTATGAGAGGAGGATGCTGGACTTCTGCAATGCCTTCAAACCGGTGATGCCAAAGTCTGTTGTG GGTACAGCCCTCATGTTCTTCAGGAGATTCTACCTGAACAACTCTGTGATGGAGTACCACCCCAGGATTATCAT GCTGACGTGTGCATACCTGTCCTGtaaagtggaggagtttaacgTGTCCTGCACCCAGTTTGTGGGCAACCTCCTGCAGGAGAGCCCAGCAGGGCAGGAGAGGGTTCTGGAGCAGATCCTGGAGTttgagctgctgctgattcAACAGCTCAACTTTCACCTTGTCGTCCACAATCCCTACAGACCAATGGAGGGCCTGCTCATAGACCTCAAG ACAAGATACCCTACTCTGGAAAATCCAGAGTCCCTGAGGAAGAGTGCTGATGACTTTCTGACTCAGGCAGCCATGACAGATGCAGGACTGCTGTTTCCTCCCTCTCAGATCGCTCTGACAGCTATTCTGAACAGCGCCTTAAGAGCTGGTCTGAGCATAGAGAG TTACCTGACTGAATGTCTGGGACTGAAAGGGGACAAAGAGAGTCTCTCAAAGATGTACGACGCGATGAGAC GAATGAAAACCCTCCTAAAGAAGTATGAACTTCCCAAATCAGAGGAGGTGAATGCTTACAAACAGAAGCTGGAGAGGATTCACGCAGAGTTAGCCACTTCGAGCAA